A single genomic interval of Christensenellaceae bacterium 44-20 harbors:
- the hslU gene encoding ATP-dependent protease ATPase subunit HslU, whose protein sequence is MIALTPREIVEQLDKYIIGQGEAKKAVAIALRNRYRRSRLSPEMREEITPKNIIMSGPTGVGKTEIARRLAKLVNAPFIKVEATKFTEVGYVGRDVESIVRDLVEESIRIVKKDRRESVQEKAAANAQERLLDLLLADGKAAPQPQNPFQMLLGGPKAPAEPAETEEQRAQRMSRREETAYRLKAGQLDETVVEIEVEDSGGIGIEIAGMGTEINMGEMFSGILPKKTKTRKLPIREARKILEAEEADKLIDMDEVTSTAIERAEQDGIVFLDEIDKIAGKTMGSGPDISREGVQRDILPIVEGSTVVTKYGPVKTDFMLFIAAGAFHVSKISDLIPELQGRFPIHVELKALRREDFVKILSQTENAITKQYAALLSADGVNLSFTADALEEIAAYAEQANASLENIGARRLHTIVENMLEDISFNAGDVFPPVEVEVNGEYVKEHIGKELKEGNISKFIL, encoded by the coding sequence ATGATCGCATTGACACCAAGAGAGATTGTAGAGCAGCTAGATAAATACATCATTGGGCAGGGGGAGGCAAAGAAGGCAGTTGCCATCGCACTGCGCAACCGCTACCGCAGAAGCCGGCTTTCCCCGGAAATGCGGGAAGAGATCACGCCCAAGAATATCATCATGTCCGGCCCGACGGGCGTGGGCAAGACCGAGATTGCCCGGCGGCTGGCAAAGCTGGTGAATGCGCCGTTTATCAAAGTCGAGGCGACAAAGTTCACGGAAGTGGGCTATGTGGGCAGGGACGTGGAGAGCATCGTGCGGGATCTTGTGGAGGAATCCATTCGGATTGTGAAAAAGGACCGCAGAGAGAGCGTGCAGGAAAAGGCGGCGGCCAACGCGCAGGAGCGGCTGCTGGATTTGCTGCTGGCAGATGGAAAGGCCGCGCCCCAGCCGCAAAACCCCTTCCAGATGCTGCTGGGCGGCCCCAAAGCGCCGGCAGAGCCTGCAGAGACCGAAGAACAGCGCGCCCAGCGCATGAGCCGCCGGGAGGAGACGGCCTACCGCTTAAAAGCCGGACAGCTGGATGAGACGGTTGTGGAGATCGAAGTGGAGGACAGCGGCGGCATTGGCATTGAAATCGCTGGGATGGGCACGGAGATCAACATGGGAGAGATGTTTTCTGGCATTCTGCCCAAAAAGACCAAGACGCGCAAGCTTCCCATCCGGGAGGCGCGCAAGATCTTGGAGGCCGAAGAGGCAGATAAGCTCATCGATATGGACGAAGTAACCAGCACGGCTATCGAGCGGGCGGAGCAGGACGGCATCGTCTTCCTGGATGAGATCGACAAGATTGCGGGCAAGACCATGGGCTCCGGCCCGGATATTTCCAGGGAGGGCGTACAGCGCGATATTCTGCCCATCGTGGAAGGCAGCACAGTTGTAACCAAATACGGCCCGGTCAAGACGGATTTCATGCTGTTCATTGCGGCCGGGGCGTTCCACGTCTCCAAAATATCCGATCTGATCCCAGAGCTTCAGGGGCGCTTCCCGATTCACGTGGAGCTCAAGGCTCTGCGCCGGGAGGATTTCGTCAAGATTCTTTCCCAGACTGAAAACGCGATCACCAAGCAATATGCGGCGCTGCTCTCGGCAGACGGTGTCAACCTGAGCTTTACGGCAGATGCCCTGGAGGAGATTGCGGCCTATGCAGAGCAGGCCAACGCTTCGCTGGAAAATATCGGCGCCCGGCGCCTTCATACGATTGTGGAGAATATGCTGGAGGATATTTCCTTTAACGCGGGAGATGTGTTCCCGCCGGTGGAAGTGGAAGTCAACGGAGAATATGTAAAGGAGCACATTGGAAAAGAGCTCAAAGAGGGCAATATTTCCAAGTTTATCTTATAA
- the hslV gene encoding ATP-dependent protease subunit HslV, whose protein sequence is MGLFEATTIVGIRKDGKCALAGDGQVTMGEHTVMKHHAKKVRRLYDGKVVVGFAGSVADAFTLSERFEAKLEQYGGSLSRAAVELAQEWRSDKMMRKLEAMLIAADKDEMLLVSGTGEVIEPDEGVLAIGSGGNFAYAAATALVRNTDLPAAEVAKKAMEIASEICVYTNGNITIEEV, encoded by the coding sequence ATGGGATTATTTGAGGCGACGACAATCGTCGGGATTCGCAAAGACGGCAAATGCGCGCTGGCCGGGGATGGCCAGGTAACGATGGGAGAGCACACCGTGATGAAGCATCACGCCAAAAAGGTGCGCAGGCTATACGACGGCAAGGTGGTCGTGGGCTTTGCGGGCTCTGTGGCGGATGCGTTTACGCTTTCCGAGCGCTTTGAGGCGAAGCTGGAGCAATACGGCGGCAGCCTTTCCCGGGCGGCCGTGGAGCTGGCGCAGGAATGGCGCAGTGATAAGATGATGAGAAAACTGGAGGCCATGCTCATTGCGGCGGATAAGGATGAGATGCTGCTGGTTTCGGGGACAGGGGAAGTGATCGAGCCGGACGAAGGCGTTCTGGCTATCGGTTCGGGCGGCAACTTCGCCTATGCCGCGGCGACGGCGCTGGTGCGCAACACGGATTTGCCCGCGGCAGAGGTGGCAAAAAAGGCCATGGAGATCGCCTCGGAGATCTGCGTCTATACCAACGGCAATATCACCATTGAGGAGGTTTAG